A genomic stretch from Pseudomonas sp. MUP55 includes:
- the cysT gene encoding sulfate ABC transporter permease subunit CysT — translation MSRRISPVIPGFGLTLGYTVVYLSLIVLIPLAAMFVHAAQLTWDQFWNIISAPRVLAALKLSFSTALYAALINGVIGTLLAWVLVRYTFPGRKIIDAMIDLPFALPTAVAGIALTALYAPNGLVGQFAADLGFKIAYTPLGITLALTFVTLPFVVRTVQPVLADIPREVEEAAACLGAKPLQVFRHILVPALLPAWLTGFALAFARGVGEYGSVIFIAGNMPMKTEILPLLIMVKLDQYDYRGATSIGVLMLVVSFVLLLLINLLQRRIERP, via the coding sequence ATGTCGCGTCGTATCTCCCCCGTCATACCCGGCTTCGGGCTGACGCTGGGCTACACCGTGGTGTACCTCAGCCTGATCGTACTCATCCCGCTGGCGGCGATGTTCGTACACGCCGCTCAACTCACCTGGGATCAGTTCTGGAACATCATTTCCGCCCCCCGCGTGCTGGCCGCGTTGAAGCTTAGCTTCAGCACCGCCTTGTACGCCGCGCTGATCAACGGCGTGATCGGCACCCTGCTGGCTTGGGTGCTGGTGCGCTACACCTTTCCCGGACGCAAGATCATCGATGCGATGATCGACCTGCCGTTCGCCTTGCCCACCGCTGTGGCCGGTATCGCCTTGACCGCGCTGTACGCGCCCAACGGGCTGGTTGGCCAGTTTGCCGCCGACCTGGGCTTCAAGATCGCCTACACCCCGCTGGGTATCACGCTGGCGCTGACCTTTGTCACCTTGCCCTTCGTCGTGCGCACGGTGCAGCCGGTGCTGGCCGACATCCCCCGCGAAGTCGAAGAAGCCGCCGCCTGCCTGGGCGCCAAGCCGCTGCAGGTGTTCCGCCATATTCTCGTGCCGGCGCTGCTGCCCGCCTGGCTGACCGGTTTCGCGCTGGCCTTCGCCCGTGGCGTGGGTGAGTACGGTTCGGTGATTTTCATCGCCGGCAACATGCCGATGAAAACCGAGATTCTGCCGTTGCTGATCATGGTCAAGCTCGACCAGTACGACTACCGCGGCGCCACCTCCATTGGTGTGCTGATGCTGGTGGTTTCCTTTGTCCTGCTGCTGCTGATCAACTTGCTGCAGCGGCGCATCGAACGTCCATAA